In Glycine max cultivar Williams 82 chromosome 7, Glycine_max_v4.0, whole genome shotgun sequence, a single window of DNA contains:
- the LOC100807771 gene encoding probable histone-arginine methyltransferase 1.3 isoform X2, producing MEESLGQKWKQPEFALASVSDLSLAPSSSASPGIARFNSDGLQIHHQSHQIPFNVDPRTVQLFKVSPVLSVCLVEGSDVGKKTLYSRGVTIQFRNDEESAAFHCVVQQWKKEVNAQGNGRNGTITTSKSKFDDKIESSSSKMYFHYYGQLLHQQNMLQDYVRTGTYHAAVLENRTDFIGRVVVDVGAGSGILSLFAAQAGAKHVYAVEASEMAEYARKLIAGNPTLAQRITVIKGKVEDVELPEKADILISEPMGTLLVNERMLESYVIARDRFLVPAGKMFPAVGRIHMAPFTDEYLFIEIANKALFWQQQNYYGVDLTPLHGTAFQGYFSQPVVDAFDPRLLIAPSMFHVIDFTKIKEEELYEIDIPLRFIASVGTRVHGLACWFDVLFDGSTVQRWLTTAPGSPTTHWYQLRCVLSQPIYVMAGQEITGRLHLIAHNAQSYTIYLTLSAKMWGPGAEQGGILQTSSCKLDLKEPYYRMSQPQAYALAQDQQSQPLIQTQDIHIQSQDLDEPEIVQQPSLNSCAQIDSLMRNV from the exons ATGGAGGAATCGTTAGGGCAGAAATGGAAGCAGCCAGAGTTCGCTTTGGCATCAGTTTCCGACCTCTCTTTGGCTCCTTCTTCTTCGGCTTCGCCGGGAATTGCTCGCTTCAACTCTGACGGTCTCCAAATTCATCACCAATCTCACCAGATTCCATTCAATGTTGATCCTCGAACTGTTCAG TTATTCAAGGTGAGTCCTGTTCTATCGGTTTGCTTGGTGGAAGGATCCGATGTTGGTAAAAAG ACATTGTATTCCAGGGGAGTCACAATCCAGTTTAGAAATGATGAGGAGAGTGCAGCCTTCCATTGTGTAGTTCAACAGTGGAAGAAGGAAGTAAATGCTCAAG GAAATGGACGAAATGGAACTATTACAACTTCTAAAAGCAAATTTGATGATAAGATAGAGTCATCATCTTCTAAAatgtattttcattattatgGACAACTTCTGCATCAGCAAAATATGTTGCAGGACTATGTGCGGACAG GGACCTATCATGCTGCTGTTCTTGAGAACCGTACTGATTTCATTGGTCGTGTTGTAGTTGATGTGGGTGCTGGTAGTGGTATTTTGTCATTATTTGCTGCTCAG GCTGGTGCAAAACATGTTTATGCTGTGGAAGCATCTGAAATGGCAGAATATGCACGGAAACTTATAGCTGGAAACCCAACACTGGCTCAACGAATTACA gtGATCAAAGGCAAAGTTGAGGATGTTGAATTACCAGAGAAAGCAGATATTCTGATATCTGAGCCCATGG GCACCTTGTTAGTCAATGAAAGAATGCTGGAGTCTTATGTCATTGCCAGAGATAGATTTCTGGTTCCTGCTGGAAAAATGTTTCCAGCTGTGGGAAG GATTCACATGGCACCTTTCactgatgaatatttgtttattGAAATTGCTAATAAG GCCCTGTTCTGGCAGCAGCAAAACTATTATGGTGTTGATTTAACACCCCTACATGGGACTGCATTTCAAGGATACTTTTCTCAG CCTGTGGTGGATGCTTTTGATCCAAGATTGTTAATAGCTCCTTCAATGTTCCATGTGATAGACTTCACCAAAATAAAG GAGGAGGAACTGTATGAAATTGATATTCCTCTGAGATTCATAGCCTCTGTGGGCACCAGAGTGCATGGGTTGGCATGTTGGTTTGATGTGCTATTCGATGGAAG TACTGTGCAAAGGTGGCTTACCACTGCTCCTGGGTCACCAACAACTCATTGGTACCAGTTACGCTGTGTTCTCTCTCAACCAATTTATGTCATGGCAGGACAAGAAATTACTGGCAGGCTTCACTTGATTGCCCACAATGCACAGAGTTATACAATATACTTGACATTGTCAG CTAAAATGTGGGGTCCTGGTGCTGAACAAGGAGGAATTCTTCAAACATCATCCTGTAAACTTGATCTAAAAGAACCTTACTATAGAATGTCTCAACCGCAAGCTTATGCATTAGCTCAAGATCAGCAATCTCAACCACTTATACAAACACAG GATATACATATTCAATCTCAGGATTTGGATGAACCAGAAATAGTGCAACAGCCTTCGCTTAATTCATGTGCTCAGATTGATTCACTGATGCGGAATGTTTAA
- the LOC100807771 gene encoding probable histone-arginine methyltransferase 1.4 isoform X1: MEESLGQKWKQPEFALASVSDLSLAPSSSASPGIARFNSDGLQIHHQSHQIPFNVDPRTVQLFKVSPVLSVCLVEGSDVGKKTLYSRGVTIQFRNDEESAAFHCVVQQWKKEVNAQEGNGRNGTITTSKSKFDDKIESSSSKMYFHYYGQLLHQQNMLQDYVRTGTYHAAVLENRTDFIGRVVVDVGAGSGILSLFAAQAGAKHVYAVEASEMAEYARKLIAGNPTLAQRITVIKGKVEDVELPEKADILISEPMGTLLVNERMLESYVIARDRFLVPAGKMFPAVGRIHMAPFTDEYLFIEIANKALFWQQQNYYGVDLTPLHGTAFQGYFSQPVVDAFDPRLLIAPSMFHVIDFTKIKEEELYEIDIPLRFIASVGTRVHGLACWFDVLFDGSTVQRWLTTAPGSPTTHWYQLRCVLSQPIYVMAGQEITGRLHLIAHNAQSYTIYLTLSAKMWGPGAEQGGILQTSSCKLDLKEPYYRMSQPQAYALAQDQQSQPLIQTQDIHIQSQDLDEPEIVQQPSLNSCAQIDSLMRNV, from the exons ATGGAGGAATCGTTAGGGCAGAAATGGAAGCAGCCAGAGTTCGCTTTGGCATCAGTTTCCGACCTCTCTTTGGCTCCTTCTTCTTCGGCTTCGCCGGGAATTGCTCGCTTCAACTCTGACGGTCTCCAAATTCATCACCAATCTCACCAGATTCCATTCAATGTTGATCCTCGAACTGTTCAG TTATTCAAGGTGAGTCCTGTTCTATCGGTTTGCTTGGTGGAAGGATCCGATGTTGGTAAAAAG ACATTGTATTCCAGGGGAGTCACAATCCAGTTTAGAAATGATGAGGAGAGTGCAGCCTTCCATTGTGTAGTTCAACAGTGGAAGAAGGAAGTAAATGCTCAAG AAGGAAATGGACGAAATGGAACTATTACAACTTCTAAAAGCAAATTTGATGATAAGATAGAGTCATCATCTTCTAAAatgtattttcattattatgGACAACTTCTGCATCAGCAAAATATGTTGCAGGACTATGTGCGGACAG GGACCTATCATGCTGCTGTTCTTGAGAACCGTACTGATTTCATTGGTCGTGTTGTAGTTGATGTGGGTGCTGGTAGTGGTATTTTGTCATTATTTGCTGCTCAG GCTGGTGCAAAACATGTTTATGCTGTGGAAGCATCTGAAATGGCAGAATATGCACGGAAACTTATAGCTGGAAACCCAACACTGGCTCAACGAATTACA gtGATCAAAGGCAAAGTTGAGGATGTTGAATTACCAGAGAAAGCAGATATTCTGATATCTGAGCCCATGG GCACCTTGTTAGTCAATGAAAGAATGCTGGAGTCTTATGTCATTGCCAGAGATAGATTTCTGGTTCCTGCTGGAAAAATGTTTCCAGCTGTGGGAAG GATTCACATGGCACCTTTCactgatgaatatttgtttattGAAATTGCTAATAAG GCCCTGTTCTGGCAGCAGCAAAACTATTATGGTGTTGATTTAACACCCCTACATGGGACTGCATTTCAAGGATACTTTTCTCAG CCTGTGGTGGATGCTTTTGATCCAAGATTGTTAATAGCTCCTTCAATGTTCCATGTGATAGACTTCACCAAAATAAAG GAGGAGGAACTGTATGAAATTGATATTCCTCTGAGATTCATAGCCTCTGTGGGCACCAGAGTGCATGGGTTGGCATGTTGGTTTGATGTGCTATTCGATGGAAG TACTGTGCAAAGGTGGCTTACCACTGCTCCTGGGTCACCAACAACTCATTGGTACCAGTTACGCTGTGTTCTCTCTCAACCAATTTATGTCATGGCAGGACAAGAAATTACTGGCAGGCTTCACTTGATTGCCCACAATGCACAGAGTTATACAATATACTTGACATTGTCAG CTAAAATGTGGGGTCCTGGTGCTGAACAAGGAGGAATTCTTCAAACATCATCCTGTAAACTTGATCTAAAAGAACCTTACTATAGAATGTCTCAACCGCAAGCTTATGCATTAGCTCAAGATCAGCAATCTCAACCACTTATACAAACACAG GATATACATATTCAATCTCAGGATTTGGATGAACCAGAAATAGTGCAACAGCCTTCGCTTAATTCATGTGCTCAGATTGATTCACTGATGCGGAATGTTTAA